One window from the genome of Moraxella nasibovis encodes:
- the rnpA gene encoding ribonuclease P protein component, translated as MIPSLFCFDKSKRLLKPAEFKAVFDAPIKKIHSEHCLIFVKNNDKNTPRLGLAITKKKLKHAVMRNHLKRVTKEAFRLNQNELACVDLVLIVKKSYTKDCDIFTEITQLFETVKIKYGRSC; from the coding sequence ATGATCCCCTCTTTATTTTGCTTTGATAAGTCCAAAAGGCTGCTAAAACCTGCCGAGTTTAAGGCGGTGTTTGATGCACCCATCAAAAAAATTCACTCCGAGCACTGTTTGATCTTTGTCAAAAATAATGACAAAAACACCCCAAGGCTTGGACTTGCCATCACCAAAAAAAAGCTTAAGCACGCCGTCATGCGTAATCATTTAAAGCGTGTCACCAAAGAAGCGTTTCGACTCAACCAAAATGAGCTGGCGTGTGTTGATCTTGTGCTTATTGTTAAGAAAAGCTACACAAAAGACTGCGATATTTTTACTGAGATCACCCAGCTTTTTGAAACAGTTAAGATTAAATACGGCCGTTCATGTTAA
- the yidD gene encoding membrane protein insertion efficiency factor YidD, with amino-acid sequence MLKRIFLGVIRFYQKAISPLLPARCRYYPTCSEYGRQAFIWHGTKMGLMLTIRRVLSCHPWGGHGVDFVPVPMYAYRYHSADAALMLGFGVYVGAHDYASRLNWLMKVGLCDGVSC; translated from the coding sequence ATGTTAAAGCGCATCTTTTTGGGCGTAATCCGTTTTTATCAAAAAGCCATCAGTCCTTTGCTGCCTGCCCGCTGCCGCTATTACCCAACCTGCTCAGAGTATGGTCGGCAGGCGTTCATCTGGCACGGCACCAAGATGGGGCTGATGCTGACGATCAGGCGGGTGCTTAGCTGCCATCCTTGGGGTGGGCATGGCGTGGATTTTGTGCCAGTGCCGATGTATGCCTACCGCTATCACAGTGCGGATGCTGCCTTGATGTTGGGTTTTGGTGTGTATGTTGGCGCTCACGACTATGCTTCTCGGCTAAATTGGCTGATGAAAGTAGGGCTTTGTGATGGCGTTTCTTGCTAA